Proteins encoded together in one Cricetulus griseus strain 17A/GY unplaced genomic scaffold, alternate assembly CriGri-PICRH-1.0 unplaced_scaffold_11, whole genome shotgun sequence window:
- the LOC113838704 gene encoding vomeronasal type-1 receptor 4-like, protein MPNNRMFFWTLTIKIIFLSLTTVGILGNFSVFHYYLVCYGHCKLKTADLIHVHLMASNSLIILSKGVPHTMAAFGLKQFLNNFGCRLILYIERVGRSVSIGTTCLLSVFRAITISQKESCCKDQKVKAAKYIGCTLSLLWVSYMLIHFIFFVNPLIKRYSNNVTRKQDFGYCSTARRDGINDSLYAALVVCPEICLSLLMARSSGSMIVVLYRHTQRVQHIRSTHGSSRTYPESKATQNILVLVSTFLAFYTVSAILQGCVALLSNPSWLLVNITHLSSLCFPCFGPFVLINHYSMVSRLSLVLMRNINSVILK, encoded by the coding sequence ATGCCCAATAACAGAATGTTTTTCTGGACTCTGAccatcaaaataattttcttatcaCTAACTACAGTAGGAATTCTTGGAAATTTCTCCGTGTTTCATTACTATCTGGTCTGCTATGGACACTGCAAATTAAAGACTGCAGATTTGATTCACGTGCACCTGATGGCATCCAACAGCCTGATCATTCTCTCTAAAGGAGTGCCCCACACGATGGCAGCTTTTGGTTTGAAgcagtttttaaataattttggatGCAGATTAATTTTGTACATTGAAAGAGTTGGCCGCAGTGTGTCCATTGGCaccacctgcctcttgagtgtcttCCGGGCCATCACCATCAGTCAGAAGGAATCCTGTTGTAAGGATCAAAAAGTCAAAGCTGCTAAGTACATTGGCTgcaccctttcccttctctgggtcTCATACATGTtgatacatttcattttctttgtgaatCCACTTATCAAAAGGTATAGTAACAATGTGACAAGAAAACAAGATTTTGGATACTGCTCTACTGCAAGGCGGGATGGAATCAATGACTCACTCTATGCAGCATTGGTGGTGTGCCCTGAAATCTGCTTGTCTTTGCTCATGGCCAGGTCTAGTGGCTCCATGATCGTCGttctgtacagacacacacagagggttCAGCACATCCGCAGCACCCATGGTTCCAGCAGAACCTACCctgagtccaaagccacccagaACATCTTGGTGCTGGTGTCTACCTTTCTGGCTTTTTATACTGTCTCTGCTATCTTACAAGGCTGTGTGGCTCTTTTGTCTAATCCTAGTTGGTTGCTGGTGAACATCACTCACCTAAGTTCTctatgttttccttgttttggaCCCTTTGTTCTTATTAATCATTACTCAATGGTTTCAAGACTCAGTTTGGTCTTGATGAGGAATATAAACTCAGTTATTCTTAAATAA